GATAAACTGGATGTTTTTTGAGATTCTCCACTTGTGCTTGGACGTTTCTTTTTGAAACATCATCAATTTGTAGTGACTTTCTCTCTTCTTCAGAAACTGCTTTCTCGATATTTTCAATCCAAGGAGATAGTTCTTTAGGTAATGCATTGCCTTGGCAAGCAGCATTTATCGCACCACAATTCGTATGACCGATGATAAGAATTTTTTTTATATTTAGGACATTAAGTGCATAAAACAATGCAGCTGTGAAACTTTGATCACTTTCTACTACTTGATTACCAACATTGCGATGAACAAAAAATTCTCCTAAGTCTCCCATAAATGTAACAGCAGGATTAATTCGAGAATCACTACAGCTAATTACAAAATAATCTGGTGACTGACCATCAGAAAATCGTTGAAAATAATCGGCCATCCCACTAGTTTTTTCTTGAACAAATTGTTGATTTCTTCTTAATAAATCTTCCATTGTATCCATTCAGAGCACCCCAGAAAATATATTTGGTATAATATACCGTAAAATATACC
This window of the Lottiidibacillus patelloidae genome carries:
- a CDS encoding carbonic anhydrase; the protein is MDTMEDLLRRNQQFVQEKTSGMADYFQRFSDGQSPDYFVISCSDSRINPAVTFMGDLGEFFVHRNVGNQVVESDQSFTAALFYALNVLNIKKILIIGHTNCGAINAACQGNALPKELSPWIENIEKAVSEEERKSLQIDDVSKRNVQAQVENLKKHPVYQGHEDSVTVQGLIYDVGSGKIDII